The following proteins are co-located in the Toxotes jaculatrix isolate fToxJac2 chromosome 9, fToxJac2.pri, whole genome shotgun sequence genome:
- the tyr gene encoding tyrosinase, which translates to MKSLCVSLLLLQLLGTSLCQFPRPCANSEGLRTKECCPVWDGDGSACGALSGRGFCTEVVVSDEPHGPQYPHSGIDDREQWPLAFFNRTCRCAGNYGGFNCGECRFGYWGPSCAEYRESVRRNILTLSVAEQQKFVSYLNLAKNTINREYVISTATRAEMGENGENPMFSDINTYDLFVWMHYYVSRDAFLGGPGNVWRDIDFAHESAAFLPWHRVYLLHWENEIRKLTGDFNFTIPYWDWRDAQSCEVCTDALMGGRSPLNPNLISPASVFSSWKVICTQPEEYNSREALCNSTGEGPLLRNPGNHDPNRVPRLPTTADVEFTVSLPEYETGPMDRFANRSFRNVLEGFASPETGTAVPGQSTMHNALHVFMNGSMSSVQGSANDPIFLLHHAFIDSIFERWLRTHQPLRNIYPRANAPIGHNDGYYMVPFLPLFRNGDYFLSNKALGYEYAYLLDPGQRFVQEFLTPYLQQAQQIWQWLLGAGILGALIAAIIATLIVVARRKWKRNQRRKRASSYGERQPLLQSSSEEGSASYQTTL; encoded by the exons TGCACTGAGGTGGTGGTCTCAGATGAGCCCCACGGGCCCCAGTACCCACATAGCGGGATTGATGACAGAGAGCAATGGCCTTTAGCTTTCTTTAACCGGACGTGCCGTTGTGCTGGAAACTATGGAGGTTTTAACTGTGGAGAATGCAGGTTCGGTTACTGGGGTCCAAGCTGTGCTGAATACAGGGAATCAGTGCGCAGGAACATCCTGACCCTGTCAGTTGCTGAGCAACAGAAGTTTGTCTCTTATCTGAACCTGGCTAAAAACACCATCAACCGTGAGTACGTTATCTCCACAGCAACAAGAGCAGAGATGGGTGAAAATGGTGAGAACCCCATGTTCTCTGACATCAACACCTATGACCTGTTTGTCTGGATGCACTACTACGTCTCCCGGGACGCCTTCTTGGGAGGGCCAGGTAACGTGTGGAGAGACATCGACTTTGCCCATGAATCTGCAGCCTTTCTGCCGTGGCACCGAGTCTACCTGCTGCACTGGGAGAATGAGATAAGGAAGCTGACGGGAGATTTTAACTTCACCATCCCATACTGGGACTGGAGGGATGCCCAGTCCTGTGAGGTGTGCACCGATGCTCTGATGGGTGGACGCAGTCCCCTCAATCCCAACCTCATCAGCCCtgcctctgtcttctcctcaTGGAAG gTCATCTGCACCCAGCCAGAGGAGTACAACAGCCGAGAAGCATTGTGTAACTCTACCGGGGAGGGTCCACTGTTGCGTAACCCCGGCAACCATGATCCGAACCGCGTGCCTCGACTTCCCACAACAGCTGATGTGGAATTCACTGTGAGCCTCCCTGAGTACGAGACGGGACCCATGGACCGATTCGCCAACAGGAGCTTTAGAAACGTCCTAGAGG GCTTTGCCAGTCCAGAGACAGGTACGGCAGTGCCAGGCCAGAGCACCATGCACAACGCCTTGCATGTCTTCATGAATGGCTCCATGTCCTCAGTGCAGGGTTCAGCCAATGACCCCATATTCCTGCTGCACCACGCTTTCATTGACAG CATCTTTGAGCGCTGGCTCAGGACCCACCAACCTCTCCGGAACATCTACCCACGTGCCAATGCCCCCATTGGCCACAATGACGGTTACTACATGGTGCCCTTCCTGCCTCTCTTTAGAAACGGAGACTATTTCCTGTCCAACAAGGCTCTAGGATACGAGTATGCCTACTTGTTGGATCCTG GTCAGAGGTTTGTGCAGGAGTTCCTGACACCCTACCTCCAGCAGGCCCAGCAGATCTGGCAGTGGCTCTTGGGAGCTGGTATCCTCGGGGCTCTGATCGCTGCGATCATCGCTACACTGATTGTTGTTGCAAGGAGGAAATGGAAGCGTaaccagaggaggaagagggcgTCAAGCTACGGAGAGAGACAGCCACTACTgcagagcagctcagaggaaGGCTCAGCTTCATATCAGACtactctgtaa